The window TTACTGCGTTTTGCTATTAGATggtgtttttgttgttatatttgttgttttcattttgtcTGTTTCTGTATTGTGTGGCCTTTCCGTGTTGAGAgtttattaaaactcatagAGGTTTAGCATGGCGTTTTTGGTTGACACAATGGAAATAGTTTACTTTGTATGTATTTTCCTTTCTGTACGGATTTTGATGTATCAAGTGTTTGTAtggaataatattaatcaacTTGTCTGGTGATTTTTATGCATACAGAAAATCCCTCCAAGGTTTATTCAATCTCTTCCAGGAAACTGGCCAAAGAATTGGTCACTTCGAGACCGTTACAACAATTTGTGGGAAGTGAAAGTGGAAATGAATGGCGGTGATTGGTACTTTAAAGATGGTTGGGCAAAACTTGCTGAAGATAATAAGATAAAAGGAGGGGATATGTTTATCTATGAGTATTTCTCTCATGGTTTACTTGACTTCAAAATTCATGGAGGCAATGGTTGCATGACAGAAGGTGCTGGGGTCAGATTAATATGAATATTGAAGAGCAGCCGAGTGTAAAGATAGAACCAAATGATGGCGTTGTAAATCATACTGATAAATCTGATTATGTTCCTATCGGTGAAGGACACACAAATGAGAATTATGGTAAAGTTTCTtagttgatttattttcttcagaTTTTCTGTCTTTCCATATCAATCTAAACCTTCTATTCGAATCAGACGATAATGGCGATCATGGATCCCCGCCTATGCCGCTGCCTGTGCCACCTGTGCAGGTACAGGTACCCCCTGTACCCCCGCCCGAAGAAGAGAATGCAAAGGATGATCAGATTCAAGGGGAGCGAGTCACGGATGGTAAAGCtgtccatattttttattttcttgagaTCTTATAGTatttccaatattttttacGCAAAAGTATATACCGTGCCAACTGCCATAAATGTGTTCAAATGTGAAACAAAGTCAGCCATATCTGAACCCGTGtttaatttcattcaaaaTGTGATGTTAAGTTTGTGAAGTTTAAAAactgtgtcaaattttcactTTGGAATACATATTTGTAATCCCTCTGCCCAATCAGGTGCGGCCAGTTCTTGCAAATGTAAAACCAAAACAACTCGTCGCCGCGACTGGTACGGTGCAGAGCTCATGAAAACAGGGTTCATTCCACCATCCCCAAATGCTTATTTCGTGACCAAAAAACGAAGAGGAAGAGTTTATGAACTAGTAAGCATACACGACACATTTGTATAGTATTTTGATAGAATCTGCCGTTTATTGACCAATATGTTGCTACTTCAATGATAGTATATACCTGTGGAAGTGATCAAAAGCTTCAACCTGAAACTCCCTGAGAATGTGACGCTCATCGACCCAAAAGGAAGGCAGTTTCCTGCCAAACGCAAGATGTGGGCGGACCAGAGGATGTTCTACATCGGAGGCTGGAAAAGCCTTTGTGTAGTGAACAAGGTGGAAGACGAAGACTTGTGCATTTGCGAGTTCTTGTATAACGCTGATGATCTATGCATCAGTGTAAGCTTCTTTCCCCCAAAATAGCAGCAATGCTTGAATGGAGTGGATTAGATTTGTATTGAGGAGTTCACATTTGTATATGATTTTAGGGATATGATTTGTTGTTTCAATCAATAGTTTTCCCAAACAATAAAATGGTAGTACGATTTTAGCACCAAGTCTAATGGTTTGGTTTCCAGTCGCTTGCACTAAATGagacacaaaaaaatatttgaaatattttattttgttttataatttcaattatcaaTATTGGATAGACTAATTACTGAATTGGTgattttatcattatatagTAAATGCATCTTAATAGATAATAACCATTAGTATTAATAAGAGATAACTGCACATTAAATCCCGATTTTTGAACATTACtgcaaattcaaatcaaacttTTAAATTGCCTcagttgaatttgaaattctaTTTGTGCAACAGTTAaactaatttgaaaattgtggTGTATATTGAAAATGAGGGTAGTGTGCATCTTGAAATCCTCTTTCAATCCCGCTCTTCTAGTAGAAGAACGTTCATTAAGTCTCTAAGTCTCTAGGATAGTCCAACATATGCACTTCTAGCGGCATCCCAATCGACCAATTTGCTAGAAAATCGACATAAGTACCAATGTCTCTTTATGATATGCTTCACACTCACCTTTCATTGTCTATCACCAACTTCCTCGGTTTCGTGTTGGTGCCGGTTCCTTCGTTTACTGGCTCGTTGGACGTCGGGTGGATGTGTTGCTCGTCGTGTTGGCCTTGTTGGTTGAGCTCCTATCATATCATGAGTATTTTTAATGAGTTTTACATTGTGTTAATGAAGTAAGACTCTCAATAGATCATtctagcctataaataggcttgTAAGCATGTCATTTTgaaaacatactccctccgtcccaaggaagatgacctcTTCCTTGGACGGCACGagaatttatgcaactttattttgtgtgtggagtataaagagtaaagtaaaagagaaggaataaagtagagagaaatgtgttttcatttttagtaatgagtcatcttggttgggacaaaccaaaaaagaaagtgggtcatcttcaatgggacggagggagtatttgattataatcaaaattgaaattgactTTGTGGATTGAATTCTCTTTGTGCCCGTTCGGTTGGCCGGATAAACCCTAAACTCAAGTTTTATCAGCCGTTAGGTTTCCAAGATGTAAATCAGATTTAGCCCGAGTTCAAGCCTGCCTGCCcttgtactatatttttacCTTTTAATCCGAGACAATGAATCGCATCCATACCCCAATGACTATTTTAGTCTCACTGATCGAGGTGACCACGGTTCTGGAATCGGTGGTTATGGTTTCAACCGCCGGTTCTGGTTTAGGAAAAtgttgaaccggaaccgaaacGCGAGGGTGTtcagggtttagggtttaggaatGGTTTCAGTTCAAAATTCTTGAACCTGAACCTAACCAAATCGACGGTTTCAGTTCGGATAAAATCTCACAATTACGGTTTCGCGTTAACTGTTCGAACCATAAACCTTGGGCACCTCTAGTCTCACAGGGCCTGCTCTCTCTGCACCCCTCTCTCCATCTTCTATATTTCTCTTGTCGTTGGAAAAATGatcaagatttaattttttctatttttttttggggaagaaatgatgataatgatgaggaggaggtAATTTTGGGGtcttgatttattatttatagattgTAGAATTAATAGTTTCCAAGTGTTGATTGCCTatttattttgagaatttgagaattgtttatgtttattaatAGATGATGGTTGCAAAAgatttaataatatactagtatgatttatgatttatctagataattaatttttccgttttatttctttaattagttaattaattagcactgattcataatttataaaagttttattacgatttgatttgatttgattatataattaaccattatatatttaattattcaattagttaattattgatttaaatcaattcataatttattatatcaaattaatctaaattaatattcCTAATGTCCATTATTCTATTGTTGcctaaaaaaatccaaattgaTTCAATATTCGAAttgttgatttaaaaaataatgaaattaatcatTGTACCGTCTTCCTAATGTCCATTATTCTATTGTTGCCTAAAAACATTATATCCAGTGTCTTCCGAATTTCACAACAATACGTCGAAACCTCTTTGAATCtaagatga is drawn from Salvia hispanica cultivar TCC Black 2014 chromosome 6, UniMelb_Shisp_WGS_1.0, whole genome shotgun sequence and contains these coding sequences:
- the LOC125196584 gene encoding uncharacterized protein LOC125196584; amino-acid sequence: MNIEEQPSVKIEPNDGVVNHTDKSDYVPIGEGHTNENYDDNGDHGSPPMPLPVPPVQVQVPPVPPPEEENAKDDQIQGERVTDGAASSCKCKTKTTRRRDWYGAELMKTGFIPPSPNAYFVTKKRRGRVYELYIPVEVIKSFNLKLPENVTLIDPKGRQFPAKRKMWADQRMFYIGGWKSLCVVNKVEDEDLCICEFLYNADDLCISVSFFPPK